The proteins below are encoded in one region of Flavobacterium nackdongense:
- a CDS encoding O-antigen translocase — protein MEFIKEIVRTNLFKITSLNSVSVLIKIGIGLVTSKLLAIFVGPSGMALVGNLRNFSNSLESIATLGFQNGIVKYVAETKDDRPQFQKLISTVCISLLVVAILLSGILYFFAAFWNQQIFGTHFEYEIVIKAMALALPWFAIAVFFLSIINGLGKFKSVIYVNIIGNLIGLLVSMSMILQYKTLGALLSIVITPALLFLVTYYFIAKEFQFSKLVQYQSFDFHVIRNLSSYSLMALVSSVLGPLVYLAIRKNVIFVVGIEQAGFWETMTRISTYYMLFISTILTVYFLPKLAVAKDNFETKKVFWSFYKNILPLFIIGLIFIYFSRTLLIKLLFTKEFLPVTNLFFWQLSGDVLKVASLILGYQFFAKKMTLAFILSELASLGVLYFSSIFLIKFFGIQGIVMAQALDNFTYLLVLAIYFRKSLF, from the coding sequence TTGGAATTTATAAAAGAAATAGTGCGAACCAACCTATTTAAAATCACTTCTTTAAATAGTGTAAGCGTTCTGATTAAAATTGGAATTGGTTTGGTGACTTCAAAATTATTGGCAATTTTTGTAGGACCAAGCGGAATGGCTTTGGTCGGGAATCTAAGAAATTTTTCAAATTCATTAGAAAGTATCGCAACTCTAGGATTTCAAAACGGAATCGTAAAATATGTGGCTGAAACTAAGGACGACAGACCACAATTTCAGAAGTTAATTTCCACTGTTTGTATCAGTTTGTTAGTAGTAGCCATTCTTTTGAGTGGAATTCTGTATTTTTTTGCAGCATTTTGGAACCAGCAAATTTTCGGAACTCATTTCGAATATGAAATTGTTATTAAAGCCATGGCCTTGGCTTTGCCGTGGTTTGCTATTGCTGTTTTTTTTCTTTCAATAATCAATGGTTTAGGGAAATTCAAGTCAGTTATTTATGTTAACATTATCGGAAATCTGATAGGATTATTGGTTTCAATGAGTATGATTTTGCAATACAAAACTCTGGGAGCATTGCTTTCTATCGTAATTACGCCAGCATTATTGTTTTTGGTGACCTATTATTTTATTGCCAAAGAGTTTCAATTTTCAAAACTTGTTCAATATCAATCATTTGATTTTCATGTGATAAGGAATTTATCTTCTTACTCACTAATGGCTCTGGTATCTTCTGTTTTGGGACCGTTGGTTTATTTAGCCATTCGAAAAAATGTAATTTTTGTAGTTGGTATTGAACAGGCTGGATTTTGGGAAACAATGACTCGAATTTCGACCTATTATATGCTGTTCATTTCTACAATATTGACCGTTTATTTTTTGCCAAAATTGGCTGTTGCCAAAGATAATTTCGAAACCAAAAAAGTCTTTTGGAGTTTTTACAAAAATATTTTACCCCTTTTTATTATCGGTTTGATTTTTATTTATTTCTCACGGACTTTACTCATAAAATTACTTTTTACCAAAGAGTTTCTTCCAGTAACGAACTTGTTTTTTTGGCAATTATCGGGCGATGTTTTAAAAGTGGCTTCCTTGATTTTAGGCTATCAATTTTTCGCCAAAAAAATGACTCTAGCCTTTATTTTATCGGAATTAGCTTCTCTTGGTGTTTTGTATTTTTCGAGCATTTTTCTAATTAAATTTTTTGGAATTCAAGGAATAGTAATGGCACAAGCTTTAGATAATTTTACTTATTTATTGGTTTTAGCAATCTATTTCAGGAAAAGTTTATTTTAA
- a CDS encoding glycosyltransferase family protein, whose product MKILLIGEYSRLHNSLKEGLQALGHEVLLVASGDNFKKYDVDYSLHSAFVSDFWFIQRVKNGIFKITTIDLEKIERAIRFYSFILKQKEFDHVQFINSDAIESYPFLSRILYKKLFKTIKSRSLLICGDETPVVDYLLQQKMKYSILSPYFEEKSLEKQLQFTLKYRTKSYRKTFDSLYKNCTSFITSDLDYKIPMEAMGYHSHFIPNPINTDTIEYKPLVIEDKIIIFLGINNRSAVKKGSHFFEKAVEIITEKYPNQVEIIVTRSIPYKQYIGAYNKAHILLDQVYSYDQGYNALEAMAKGKVVFTGAENEFMKQYYLTEKVAINALPNVKSLVEELSFLIENPEELKAISKRARAFVEQEHNYSKIAEKYLEVWSQISNKN is encoded by the coding sequence ATGAAAATACTTTTGATAGGAGAATACAGTCGATTACACAACTCACTAAAAGAAGGCTTACAAGCTTTAGGACACGAAGTCCTTCTTGTTGCTTCTGGCGACAATTTTAAAAAATATGATGTAGATTACTCCCTACATTCGGCTTTTGTTTCCGATTTTTGGTTCATTCAAAGAGTGAAAAATGGTATTTTTAAAATAACAACAATTGATTTAGAAAAAATTGAACGAGCTATTCGTTTTTACAGTTTTATTCTAAAACAAAAAGAGTTTGATCACGTTCAGTTCATCAATTCTGATGCTATTGAATCCTACCCCTTTTTGTCCAGAATTCTGTATAAAAAACTATTTAAAACTATCAAAAGTCGTAGCTTACTAATTTGTGGTGACGAGACCCCAGTTGTAGATTATCTACTGCAACAAAAAATGAAATACTCGATTCTAAGTCCGTACTTCGAGGAAAAGTCGTTAGAAAAACAATTGCAATTTACGCTTAAATACAGAACAAAAAGCTATCGAAAAACTTTTGACAGTTTGTACAAAAACTGCACTTCTTTTATCACCTCAGACTTAGATTATAAAATCCCGATGGAAGCAATGGGGTACCATTCGCATTTCATTCCAAATCCTATAAATACAGACACTATTGAATATAAACCGTTGGTTATTGAAGATAAAATTATCATTTTTCTGGGGATTAACAACCGTAGTGCGGTTAAAAAAGGAAGCCATTTTTTTGAAAAAGCTGTAGAAATAATTACAGAAAAATATCCCAATCAAGTTGAAATCATTGTTACCCGAAGCATACCTTATAAACAATATATCGGGGCGTACAACAAAGCCCATATTTTACTAGATCAAGTATATAGTTACGACCAAGGTTACAATGCGCTTGAAGCGATGGCGAAAGGGAAAGTGGTTTTTACAGGAGCAGAAAATGAATTTATGAAACAATACTATTTGACCGAAAAAGTAGCTATCAATGCTTTACCAAATGTAAAATCTTTAGTCGAAGAACTGTCTTTTTTGATAGAAAATCCCGAAGAACTTAAAGCCATTAGCAAACGAGCGAGAGCATTTGTTGAGCAGGAACATAACTATAGTAAAATAGCCGAGAAATACTTGGAGGTTTGGTCTCAAATATCAAACAAAAATTAA
- a CDS encoding glycosyltransferase family 2 protein translates to MCKYTNKLITDFKNPDLEILVATLNRNSLDFLIPMFPFCHFSEYSILVVNQTQASNLLVSEFDSVRVINSFEKGLSKSRNLALENTIGKIVLIADDDVVFLPDFQQNILEEYKQNPSVAAICFQTITNEGFLYSKYPKSAKELSFTNLRKVLSIEVTCRVGNLNMKNCRFNEFFGLGAQFQDSETFFFLRNIKHKGLKVVFAPKSIVVHKPFSSSDDASSDRVIYARMAGFYKRYSWIAYVLLLKYIFFVFRKYDFPAKEIKNKFSIGLAGINDYKVILNKKLDSSYE, encoded by the coding sequence TTGTGTAAATATACTAACAAATTGATTACCGATTTTAAAAACCCTGATTTAGAAATACTGGTTGCAACCTTGAATCGGAACTCGCTAGATTTTTTGATTCCGATGTTTCCTTTTTGTCATTTTTCGGAATACTCTATTTTGGTTGTCAATCAAACGCAAGCATCTAATTTGCTGGTTTCAGAATTTGATTCGGTTCGAGTGATCAATTCTTTTGAAAAGGGATTGTCTAAAAGTAGAAATTTGGCACTAGAAAATACAATCGGAAAAATTGTTTTAATTGCTGATGATGATGTGGTTTTTTTGCCGGACTTTCAACAAAATATTTTGGAGGAATACAAACAAAATCCTAGTGTTGCCGCTATTTGTTTTCAAACAATTACTAATGAAGGTTTTTTGTATAGTAAATATCCTAAATCTGCAAAGGAATTAAGTTTTACCAATTTAAGAAAGGTATTGTCGATAGAAGTGACGTGTAGGGTTGGAAATTTAAATATGAAAAATTGCAGATTTAATGAGTTTTTTGGTTTGGGAGCCCAATTTCAAGATTCTGAAACGTTTTTTTTTCTCCGAAATATCAAGCATAAGGGATTGAAAGTTGTATTTGCACCAAAAAGTATTGTGGTCCACAAGCCTTTTTCATCCAGTGATGATGCGAGTTCTGATCGAGTAATTTATGCGCGAATGGCGGGATTTTACAAACGATATAGTTGGATTGCTTATGTATTACTACTGAAGTATATATTTTTTGTGTTTAGAAAATATGATTTTCCTGCTAAGGAAATTAAAAATAAATTTAGTATTGGATTAGCGGGTATTAACGATTATAAAGTAATTTTGAATAAAAAATTAGATTCATCTTATGAATAA
- a CDS encoding sugar 3,4-ketoisomerase, which yields MNKAAFYELIHLPKIHDTRGNLSVIEGDTIPFEIKRVYYLYDVPSGSERGGHAHIEQLEFLIALSGSFDVVLKNGTSETIITLNKPNIGLLIPIGIWRELQNFSSGSVCLVLASDVFAEEDYIRDFEDFELFKKGISKT from the coding sequence ATGAATAAAGCAGCTTTTTATGAGCTTATCCATCTTCCAAAAATTCACGATACCCGTGGAAATCTCTCGGTTATTGAAGGTGACACAATACCTTTCGAAATAAAAAGGGTGTATTATTTATATGACGTTCCTAGTGGAAGTGAACGCGGCGGACATGCCCATATCGAACAATTGGAATTTCTTATTGCGCTAAGTGGCAGTTTTGATGTGGTATTAAAGAACGGCACTTCCGAAACAATTATTACACTCAATAAACCTAATATAGGGCTTTTGATTCCCATTGGAATTTGGAGAGAATTGCAAAATTTTTCTTCTGGTTCGGTTTGCTTAGTCCTGGCATCGGACGTTTTTGCTGAGGAAGATTATATCCGTGATTTTGAAGATTTTGAATTATTTAAAAAAGGAATTTCCAAAACCTAA
- a CDS encoding glycosyltransferase family 2 protein encodes MSYFSIIIPLYNKEKFIQKTLKSVLSQTFTDFEIIIVNDGSTDKSEEKVLQNKEARIQYYYKENGGVSSARNFGIKKANSEYLAFIDADDYWYPTFLEEMFQNIKLHTKLNVFSSAIEIETSKKIIPATYSIQKTASFEIVNYFSASKKRTVLCSSSAVFHKSVFEHIGHFDLRLKSGEDTDMWIRIGLVYPILFSWKILARYVYDDKSLSKNHKISIESLDFSKYDLLEKSNLGLKKFLDLNRFSLAIKSKIIGDKDSFQQFYKAIDFENLTLKKRLLLQLPTSMLKLLIAFQLFWANLGFGNSFFK; translated from the coding sequence ATGTCCTACTTTTCGATAATCATCCCTTTGTACAATAAAGAAAAATTTATTCAAAAGACATTGAAAAGTGTTCTTTCGCAGACTTTTACTGATTTTGAAATTATAATTGTCAATGATGGATCAACCGACAAAAGCGAAGAAAAAGTGCTTCAAAACAAAGAGGCAAGAATACAATATTATTACAAAGAAAATGGAGGCGTTTCCTCGGCAAGAAATTTTGGAATTAAAAAAGCTAATTCCGAATATCTAGCCTTTATTGATGCTGACGATTATTGGTATCCCACTTTTTTAGAGGAAATGTTTCAAAATATCAAACTCCATACTAAACTAAACGTATTTTCATCGGCAATAGAAATTGAAACTTCAAAAAAAATTATTCCAGCGACATATTCTATCCAAAAAACAGCCAGTTTTGAGATCGTAAATTACTTTTCAGCTAGTAAAAAAAGAACCGTACTTTGCTCTTCTTCAGCCGTTTTTCACAAAAGTGTTTTTGAACACATAGGCCACTTTGACCTCCGTTTAAAAAGCGGTGAAGATACTGATATGTGGATTAGAATTGGATTGGTTTACCCCATTTTGTTTTCTTGGAAAATACTAGCACGCTATGTTTATGACGACAAAAGTCTTTCTAAAAATCATAAAATCAGTATTGAGTCACTGGATTTTTCTAAATATGATTTATTAGAAAAATCGAATCTGGGTTTGAAAAAATTTCTGGATTTAAATCGGTTTTCGTTGGCTATAAAATCAAAAATAATTGGCGACAAAGATTCATTTCAGCAATTTTACAAAGCTATTGATTTCGAAAATTTGACTTTAAAAAAAAGATTATTACTCCAATTACCAACTTCAATGTTAAAACTGCTTATTGCATTTCAGCTATTTTGGGCTAATTTAGGTTTTGGAAATTCCTTTTTTAAATAA
- a CDS encoding glycosyltransferase family 2 protein, giving the protein MLSILIPTYNYNVVPLVLELRKQCLECEIEFEILVLDDASTDCLKENQIINNWENCHFNTESKNSGRTYTRNKLAHQARFEWLLFLDADVIPVNSSFILSYLESIKPENQVILGGYCYENSKHNSPNILRYKYGKEREEKTASERNQNPYQYVFSGNILIQKKTFLTTNYANENSFYGMDIFFAYQLFTHKIDVFHIENPIYHLGLDTNEIFFAKSLKAVESRKYFLIEGEKIELISPLIKQYKTLKKYGLLSLTKHIFSISEPILKKLILNKNPNLICFDLYRLGYFCTLK; this is encoded by the coding sequence ATGCTTTCTATTCTCATTCCGACTTATAATTATAATGTAGTTCCATTGGTTTTGGAATTGCGGAAGCAATGTTTGGAATGTGAAATTGAGTTCGAAATTCTGGTTCTCGACGATGCCTCTACCGATTGCTTAAAAGAAAATCAAATTATAAATAATTGGGAAAATTGCCACTTTAATACAGAATCTAAAAATTCAGGACGCACTTATACCAGAAATAAGTTGGCTCATCAGGCTCGCTTCGAATGGCTTTTGTTTTTAGATGCAGATGTGATTCCAGTAAATTCAAGTTTTATTCTTAGTTATTTAGAAAGTATAAAACCTGAGAATCAAGTTATTTTAGGGGGTTATTGTTATGAAAATAGCAAACACAATAGTCCAAATATTTTGAGATACAAATACGGCAAAGAGCGAGAAGAGAAAACAGCTTCAGAAAGAAATCAAAACCCATATCAATATGTATTTTCAGGGAATATATTAATCCAAAAAAAGACTTTTTTAACTACTAATTATGCCAATGAAAATTCCTTTTATGGAATGGACATCTTCTTTGCATACCAGCTTTTCACCCATAAAATAGATGTTTTTCATATAGAAAATCCTATTTACCATTTAGGCCTTGATACGAACGAAATATTCTTTGCTAAAAGTCTTAAAGCGGTCGAAAGCAGAAAATATTTTCTGATTGAGGGTGAAAAAATTGAACTCATAAGTCCTTTAATAAAACAGTATAAAACACTAAAAAAATACGGGTTATTGTCACTAACGAAGCATATTTTCAGCATTTCAGAACCTATTTTAAAGAAATTGATTCTAAATAAAAATCCAAATTTAATCTGTTTTGATCTTTACCGACTAGGTTATTTTTGTACATTAAAATAA
- a CDS encoding cell division ATP-binding protein FtsE codes for MSQSVLSLKNVTIVQGGRTILSNVNLEVKQGEFIYIIGKTGTGKSSFMKTLYADLPLSEGEGNIMDFDLVTLKEDDIPFLRRKIGFVFQDFQLLPDRNVKDNLHFVLKATGWTDETEIQNKIDEVLEKVGVKEYANKMPHQLSGGEQQRVAIARALLNNPEIILADEPTGNLDPQTSVEVLEVLKKINAAGKTVIMATHDYALLMKFPSKTLKCEDSSLFEVVQKTV; via the coding sequence ATGTCACAATCTGTATTGTCTTTAAAAAATGTAACCATAGTTCAAGGAGGAAGAACCATTTTATCCAACGTAAATCTTGAAGTAAAACAAGGAGAATTTATCTATATCATCGGAAAAACGGGAACTGGAAAAAGTAGTTTTATGAAGACACTTTATGCCGATTTGCCGCTGTCTGAAGGCGAAGGCAACATTATGGATTTTGATTTAGTGACATTAAAAGAGGATGATATTCCGTTTTTGAGACGAAAAATAGGCTTTGTTTTCCAAGATTTTCAATTATTGCCCGATCGCAATGTAAAAGACAATTTGCATTTTGTACTCAAAGCAACGGGATGGACAGACGAAACCGAGATTCAAAACAAAATTGACGAGGTTTTAGAAAAAGTAGGCGTAAAAGAATATGCTAATAAAATGCCGCATCAACTCTCTGGAGGTGAGCAACAACGTGTTGCAATCGCACGTGCTTTGCTCAATAATCCGGAAATAATTCTTGCCGATGAACCTACTGGAAATTTGGATCCACAAACTAGTGTTGAAGTACTTGAAGTTTTGAAAAAAATAAACGCAGCTGGTAAAACGGTTATTATGGCTACTCACGATTATGCTTTATTGATGAAATTCCCTTCAAAAACTTTGAAATGTGAGGATTCGAGCCTTTTTGAAGTGGTTCAAAAAACAGTGTAA
- a CDS encoding tetratricopeptide repeat protein, giving the protein MQKISRLLFILFFISLSTISAQKSAIYTQESKDFDKALSLYNEHQYASAQLIFEKVKSAAANEELKSDCSYYVANCAIRTNQPNADVLMERFVTDYPTSRKQNQAYIEVAHYYFKQGSYPQALKWFEKVDESYLSYSEQDKFNFQKGYSFFSSKNKKEATTYFNKVANSPEYGSQAKYYLGFMAYEGDDYKQATKYFDEVSGEEKYKEKLSYYQADMNFKLGNFQKAIDLGLKAMPKSNAIEQSELNKIIGESYFNLKQYAKSIPYLALYKGKKGKWNNTDFYQLGYAYFMQKDYENAISQFNKIINGKDFVAQNAYYHLGESYLNLDKKQQALNAFKNASEMEFDAAIQEDASLNYAKLSYEIGNSYQSTPAVLMAFIKKYPNNANNSEIERLLIDSYISSRNYKEALILLEKNKSPENKLAYQKVTFYRGLELYTDGKYQEAATQFENSLDQQKDAKFTARATFWKGEIQYVLGDFKNALLSYKQFQGLAAAKETPEYKNVNYNVAYSYFKLKEYDQAGNYFQNQIDNLKDDKVRLNDSYLRLADCRFVTSKYTAALEAYNKVIELKSVDADYAYFQKALCYGFNSKNDKKIQELNAFLQLYPKSEYRDDAFFELGNTYVAENKQDLAIKTYDKLNAEFKNGSFTSKAILRQGLVYYNADKDEQALVKFKKVAADFPKTPEALEAVSTARLIYVDNGKVDEYATWVRTLDFVAVTDAELDNDTYEAAEKQYLQNNTKQAISGFSGYVSKFPNGIHSLKANFYLAQLYFSDGQESKSIPNFEYVIAQPRSEFTEQSLARLAQIFLKNEEISKAIPVLTRLENEADFPQNKTFAQSNLMKSYYDNKDYPNSVVYAEKVLANPKTDDNVKSDAQIIIARAAIQTGDETKARSAYAKLQTIAKGELAAEALFYDAYFKNKDGKFEASNEVVQKLAKNYSGYKYFGAKGLILMAKNFYGLKDSFQATYILDSVIKNFTDFPDVVSEAQTELNAIKSEEAKTNSSVAP; this is encoded by the coding sequence ATGCAAAAAATTTCAAGACTCTTATTTATACTTTTTTTTATAAGTCTTTCCACAATTTCAGCCCAAAAATCAGCAATTTATACTCAGGAATCCAAAGATTTTGACAAAGCACTTTCGTTATATAACGAACATCAATATGCCTCTGCACAGCTTATTTTCGAAAAAGTTAAGTCGGCTGCAGCCAATGAAGAACTCAAATCCGACTGTTCGTATTATGTTGCCAACTGCGCCATTCGCACCAATCAACCCAATGCCGACGTTTTGATGGAACGTTTTGTGACCGATTATCCTACGAGCCGAAAACAAAATCAGGCTTATATCGAAGTGGCTCATTATTATTTCAAACAAGGCAGTTATCCTCAGGCTTTGAAATGGTTCGAAAAAGTAGATGAATCCTATTTGAGTTATAGTGAACAAGACAAATTCAATTTTCAAAAAGGCTACAGTTTTTTTAGTTCCAAAAACAAAAAGGAAGCCACAACCTATTTCAATAAAGTAGCCAATTCCCCAGAATACGGTTCGCAAGCCAAGTATTATCTCGGTTTTATGGCCTATGAAGGCGACGATTACAAGCAAGCTACAAAGTATTTCGACGAAGTTTCGGGCGAAGAAAAATACAAGGAAAAATTGTCCTATTACCAAGCCGATATGAATTTCAAGCTTGGGAATTTCCAAAAAGCGATTGATTTAGGATTAAAAGCAATGCCCAAATCGAATGCCATAGAACAATCGGAATTGAACAAAATCATTGGCGAAAGCTATTTCAATTTGAAACAATACGCCAAATCCATTCCGTATTTGGCTTTATATAAAGGCAAAAAAGGAAAATGGAACAACACCGATTTCTACCAATTGGGTTATGCTTATTTTATGCAAAAGGATTATGAAAACGCTATTTCACAATTCAATAAGATCATCAACGGTAAAGATTTCGTAGCCCAAAATGCCTATTATCATTTGGGCGAAAGTTACCTGAACTTGGACAAAAAACAACAAGCCTTGAACGCTTTCAAGAATGCTTCTGAAATGGAATTTGATGCCGCCATTCAGGAAGATGCAAGCTTGAATTATGCCAAATTGAGTTACGAAATTGGGAATTCTTACCAAAGTACACCAGCTGTTTTGATGGCTTTTATTAAAAAATATCCAAACAACGCCAACAATTCGGAGATTGAAAGATTGTTGATTGATTCCTATATCTCATCAAGAAACTACAAGGAAGCCTTGATTTTATTAGAGAAAAATAAATCTCCCGAAAATAAATTGGCCTACCAAAAAGTAACTTTTTATCGTGGATTGGAATTATATACTGACGGGAAATATCAGGAAGCGGCAACCCAGTTCGAAAATTCGTTAGACCAACAAAAAGATGCCAAATTCACGGCTCGTGCCACGTTCTGGAAAGGCGAAATCCAATATGTTTTGGGCGATTTCAAAAATGCTTTGTTGAGTTATAAACAATTTCAAGGTTTGGCTGCTGCCAAGGAAACGCCAGAATACAAAAATGTTAATTATAATGTTGCTTATTCGTATTTCAAGTTGAAAGAATACGATCAAGCGGGCAATTATTTCCAAAACCAAATTGATAATTTAAAAGACGACAAAGTACGTTTGAATGATTCCTACTTGCGTTTGGCGGATTGTCGATTCGTGACTTCAAAATATACGGCGGCTCTCGAAGCATACAACAAGGTAATCGAATTGAAAAGCGTCGATGCCGATTATGCCTATTTTCAAAAAGCCTTGTGCTATGGATTTAATTCCAAAAACGATAAAAAAATTCAGGAACTTAATGCTTTCTTGCAATTGTATCCCAAATCGGAATACAGAGACGACGCCTTTTTTGAACTTGGAAATACCTATGTTGCCGAGAACAAACAAGACCTTGCCATAAAAACCTACGATAAATTGAATGCTGAATTCAAAAACGGTTCGTTCACTTCCAAGGCGATTTTGCGCCAAGGTTTAGTCTATTATAATGCCGACAAAGATGAGCAAGCCTTGGTAAAATTCAAGAAAGTGGCCGCCGATTTTCCTAAAACTCCCGAGGCTCTCGAAGCAGTTTCTACAGCTAGATTGATTTATGTCGATAACGGAAAAGTAGATGAATACGCCACTTGGGTTCGCACTTTGGATTTTGTTGCCGTAACCGATGCCGAGTTGGATAACGACACTTACGAAGCGGCTGAAAAACAATATTTGCAAAACAATACCAAGCAAGCCATTTCGGGATTTAGCGGTTATGTTTCTAAATTTCCAAACGGAATTCACTCTTTAAAGGCTAATTTTTATTTGGCACAACTATATTTTTCGGATGGACAAGAAAGTAAATCCATTCCTAATTTTGAGTATGTTATCGCACAGCCACGTAGCGAATTTACGGAACAATCTTTGGCTCGATTAGCACAAATTTTCTTGAAAAATGAAGAAATTTCGAAAGCGATTCCTGTATTGACGCGATTAGAAAACGAAGCCGATTTTCCACAAAACAAAACTTTCGCCCAATCCAATTTGATGAAATCCTATTATGACAACAAGGATTATCCCAATTCGGTGGTGTATGCCGAGAAGGTTTTGGCAAATCCAAAAACCGATGATAATGTGAAAAGTGATGCACAAATTATTATTGCTCGTGCGGCAATTCAAACAGGAGATGAGACTAAAGCACGTTCCGCTTACGCCAAATTACAAACTATTGCCAAAGGAGAATTGGCCGCCGAAGCCTTATTTTATGATGCCTATTTCAAAAATAAAGATGGAAAATTTGAAGCTTCGAATGAAGTTGTTCAAAAACTAGCCAAGAATTATTCTGGTTACAAATATTTTGGAGCCAAAGGTCTAATCTTGATGGCAAAGAATTTTTATGGTTTGAAAGATAGCTTTCAAGCGACTTATATTTTAGATAGTGTCATAAAAAACTTCACCGATTTCCCTGATGTAGTTTCGGAAGCCCAAACAGAATTGAATGCCATCAAAAGTGAAGAGGCCAAAACAAATTCATCAGTAGCCCCCTAA